CACGCCCCGTCCGGCGAATTGAGTTGTGCCGCCGGCAACGCTCACGCCACGGACAAGCCCGTGTCATTCGCTCTGCACTCCGGCGGCAAGGCTCAATTTGATTCGCCGTGACGAGGCTTTGTTTCTCCGTTTCGGTTTCACGTTCACCAGAGCAAGCTTTGGCAAATGAACGTGAAACCTCAACAAAAGGAGAAACAAACATGGCCAACAACAAACCCGTACACGAAGCGCGAATCGGCAAAATCCGAGCAGCCGTTTGGGAAAACAAGGGCGAGAAAGGCGCGTGGTACAACGTCACCCTCACCCGCTCCTACCTCGATGGCAAGGAGTGGAAAGACACTTCGAGTTTCCGCCCCGACGACCTGCTGGCCGTCGCCAAGCTCGCGGACCTGGCCCACACGTGGTGCCTCGAACAACGAAACGCTGAATAGTCCGCCGGCCGCCGGGTTCGCCCGGCGGCCCCTTAACCAGGAGGAGAAACCATGAAACTACTGATCGACGAAATCCGTCATCGACTACCAACCATCTACGCCACGCAGAACGACCCGGATCCCATCATCCAGGCGAGGTTGTTCACCCCATGGACCAACTGGACCTGGTACGTCACCGAATTCGATGGGGATGACCTGCTCTTTGGTATAGTCGAGGGCTTCGAAACCGAGTGGGGCTACTCATCGCTCGCCGAGCTTGAAGGCATCCGAGGACCGTGCGGGCTTCGCATCGAACGCGACCAGGATTTTGACCCGACGCCGCTCAGCGCGGTGCCATCGATTCGCCGCCTCGTCACCGCATGAAGACCGCCCCAGTCGGCCCCAATACCGGGCGTCCTATCGCCATCTGTGCGCGACGGAAGCTTAAGCACGTTGCATAGGCGCAACGCCGCTGTTGATGATGGCTTCGTCTGGCAAGCCATTCTTCTTCCGACTGGCCCGTCGCGAATGGAGCCAACTGAAGCCGATAATGGCCAACATGCTCGTTGATTTGATCACTTGCCGTGCCGTCACTTCCGGTCCGACCACGGCGTTCCATGACTCCGCTTCTTGCTCCATTTCCCTGTATTGTTGCTCCATCAAGTAATGCACTGAACTGCGAATCCCGTTCTCGAACTGCACCGCATTGTAGCGATCCCATTCCGCGGAATAGAGAGCAGCGGCCTCCGACAAGCTGTCTCCACCAAATGCCAGATCCGGGGTGGGCTCAATCGGTTCAGGCATCATAGATACGCTGGGCGGCGCGCCAACATCGAGCCTCTCAGGTTGCGTCCAACAACATAACCAAAACACCACTACGATCCAGCCCAGTAACAACAGCTCGTCCGAACTCGCCACACGGCCGAACCTGCTTCTCCGTCGCGGAAGGGCTGGCACGGCCCCTTCGTCGCTCGGCGCCAACATGGGGACTTCCGGGGGTTCAATGATCATCCTGGCGATCAAAATGCAAGGGATTCCGAGCGTGAACAGCAAGGCCACCACCCAGCCGAACGGCCAGTCAGTAAAGAAAACGTGCACGAGTACCAGCGCGGCCACGCCGGCGCCGAGCCACCAAACGGCGCCCCCTGCGGGTTGCTCATCTTGACTGCGACTGATCCGCCATATGTAGCCCCACGTGACGGCGCTCATTGCCAGCAGCGGCCAAATACTCCCGAATTCTCCGAGGAGTGCGTAGCCTATCCCGATTCCGGCGAAGACCGCCACGAACCTGAGTTCCTGACTGGCCCGGGAGCGGGCAACAAAGAGGATCCAGCAACCTGCAAGCAGCACCACACACAGCGGCGCAACGACGAGAGCCCGCCACGCGATATTGCTCCAATTGATTACATTGAATACCAGCACCTGTGGCGAGACCGCCAGCAGTACCGTTCCTATCAGAATGACAGTTAGTCGCCGCCATGTGCGCCCCCAGAACGCCGCGTTGCAACGAGGCTCGGACGGACAACAGCACGCTATGGAAAATACGAACGTGAGGCCTCCCAGTACGCAGATGGCAGCGACCTGGGCTGTGCTGTTTCGCCGTTCAAATTCACTTGCCACGTACGTCCAGACAAAAACATGGGCCACCAACTCGGCAAGGACCAAACCGAGAATCACCAAGCCGAGATACGAAGCCCAGCTTCGATTTGACGTCTCCTGTTGTACGTCACTGAGCGCTTCCATATTTGGCCTCCCAGATGTCAAGGTCTTTTCGCGCGGCATTCCGACCAGCCGTGTCGCCAAGTTCCGATTGTACCTGGACCGTTCTCTGAAGACACACACGGCGCAGCTTGTAGTCCGGGGCCGTATGCATGTCGAGCACGCGCATCATTCGCGCTAACTCAACCTTTGCTGCGGCCCATTTCTTTTGACCAATCAAGTTGCTAGTGAGCTGATCCAACACTGCCAACGAAATATCGCTGAGAACGGGTTTTTCCGCCTCCGCTCGTTGGAGCACCTCTCGTTGGATCGCCTCCGCCTCTGCGAGGTATCCAGCTTCCATTAGAACTCTTGTTTGCCAGCCCCGTGCCTTCAAGGCCTCGTACCTGTTGCCCAATGCCAGGAAGCCTTGGAACACTGCATCGAGTTGCTCCATCGCGCCCTCGAGATCCCCGAGGCGCAGAAGCGCCACTGCGAGGTTGCCCCTGGTGACGAGAGCGCCGTTGGTATCGCCGGAGCGTTCGCGCAGCGGAATCAACGCCGTATAGATCGGTACCGCTTCGTCCGGCTGTCCATATTTGCTCAGTGCCATGCCCAGGTTGTTCTTGGCTCCAAGGGTACGCTTGTGCATTTCGCCATATTGCTGCTCGAAATACTCAGCGCCCTTTCGGTAGTGGCTGATCGCATCGGCGCCGCCAGAACCGTTCCGTATGAGCCACGAACCCAGCACAACGTGGATTCGTCCAGCAAAGTCCGGGTGCAATGCGGTGAGTTCATCCAATTCGCTACTGATGCTCGCAACCATCTTGTCGAGGGTGGCCGGCGTACCGTCGCTCGAAATCGGGTCAACCTCTTCGATCCCTCGCAACAGCAGGCTAAGCGCGTTCCGGGCGCCGGCGTTTTGGCGGTATGCGCTGAAGATCGCGGCGGCGATGGTGATGACTGCGATGAGGCTGGCCGAAGTGATGATGGGTCTTCGGCGAATCAGACACTGGGTTCGGTATACGAGCGTGTTTGGCCTCGCGATCACCGGTTTCTTCGTGATCGCGCGACGCAGATCGGCCCCCAGGTCACCCGCCGTCTGATAGCGCTGCTCGAGTACCTCCGCCATCGCCTTGGCCACGATGGCCTCGACATCCCGGCCCACCTTGGCGGCGTGTTCGGAAAGAGGCGTCGCCTCACGTTGCTTCAGAATGCGGACGTCCGTGCTCGTCTCGCCGGTGAGTCCCGCAAACGGGAGTGATCCCGCCAGAATCTGATACGCCACGACACCAATCGCATAAACGTCGCTTCGCAGGTCGATCCTGCCGGCATCGCCGCTGAGTTGCTCGGGGCTCATGTACGGCAACGTGCCCGCAAACGCCGCGGCGTCCAGGGCGTCGCCTCCCTCGCGTCCGGCGAGCATGGCAATTCCGAAGTCAATGACCTTCGGCTGTCCGAGATGGTCGACCAAGATGTTCGCCGGTTTCAGATCGCGATGGATGATGCCGCGCTTGTGGGCGTAGTCTACGGCGTCGCACACCTGCGCTACGATCTCAAGTCGGTCTCGAATCATCCAGGTTGGCGATTGCGACGCGTAGTCCAAGAGGTTTCGGCCGGCGGCAGCTGATTCCGCCGCCTGCGTATCGCCGGTGGAGGACACGAACTCCATCGCGAAAAAAGGCCTCGGACCTTCAGGCGTCGATGCGATGCCCGCTTCGTAAATCTGGGCTATACCGGGGTGCCGGAGTCGGGCGAGAGTCTCCACCTCCCGCTGCAGGATGTTTCGCCGCATCCCACGGCTGCGCAGGACCTTGAGGGCGACGAGGCGCCGCGGATTCGCCTGCTCAGCCAGGTAGACAACACCCATTCCACCCGCACCGAGGCGGCCGTGAATTCCGTAGTTGCCGAGTCGCTCCGGCAACACGTCATCGCCATCCGAGAGAGTCACCAACTCGAGAACATTAACGTTGTCATCCGTCGGTGAGAGGTTATCGCGCTCCCTGAGCAGGCTGCGCACGTATCCGGCAAGTTCATCGTCGTCACCGCAGGCTTCCGCAACGACTACGCTCTGCCTCTCGCGACTCAGCTCAAGAACGCGGTTGACCACGGGAATAGCCCGATGGTGCAGCTCGTGGCTGGTGCTCACGGCTTGATGCTCCTTCGGATCTCTCTTGCCAGAAACATCCGGGCCCGCTTGTGGGCGAGTTGGGCGGTGCGGACCGCGCACTGCATCATTTCGGCGACTTCCTGCCACTTAAGCGCTCCGAACACGCGCAACTCGAACGCTCGCGCCGCCTCCGCGTCGAACTCAGCAAGTCGCTCCACGGCATCAACGAAGACATCGGCGCTAACGGCTTCAGCACCGGGGGCAAAGGCGGAAAGGTCCAGTTGGATGTCGGGCTCGGCTAGTTCACGTTGATGGCCCTGTTCCGCCTTTAGTCGCGCTTTCCGCTGGCGCGCGCAATTAACGAGGAAGCTGCGGATCATGGCCCCGATGTACGCCTTGGTCGCCGGCGTGTTTTTGCACGCCAGGACCGGAGCCATGTCCATCTTCTCCAGCCTCATCCAGATCTCGTGGGCGATTGCGGTGGGCTGAAAGGTGTGCCCTTTGCGCTCTCGATTACCGTGGTACGAAGCGATCTCTCGGATCAAATCGTAGACCACGACGCGAAGCGAGTCCTCGGCCGCGGCGTCTCCTTGAAGAGCACGATCCACGAGGTTCGTGATGATGGCGGATCCTCCTTCAACAACCCCGCCTTGGCGATTCACTAAGTCATGCCGTACGCCGCTTGGCCGAACGGCTCACCGGCGATTGTAACTTAGTGCCTCACAAGACCTTATCTCCGCGACCCCGCCGCACCGGAAATCTTTGCGCTGTTTTCCCGGCCAAACGCTTCAACCGCGAAGACTCGGACGCGGGTCCGCGGCAAAGCCGTGGCCCCCGGTCAATCAGGAATGATCGAAACCACAGGCGGCCATGTCAACCAAAGCTTCTGAATGCGGAGAAACGAAACCATGATCCAAGTTGCCCACACCCAAAACAGCGGTGCCAATCGAGGTCGATCCAACGGCGGTTCCGTTGACGCAAGTACGCCCCAAAATGAGCGGTGGGAGCAGCCCGAGGCCAGCGCCTGCGGCCTCCTCGACCTTGCCGCCGAACTCCTACACCTGGCCAACCTCGTGGCCAAGGCGTTCGCGGCCGACACGAAAACCCAACGCCGTTTCTACGACATCAAAGATAGCCTGCTTTCGACTCTCCTTCTCGACGCAGTGCCCGGCGTCCGCCCGTCGTGGCAACCGAAGTCCGATGGGTTTCCTATGCTGACAATCTCGGTGGGGAACCGGCGCAGTCTGCACTGTCCATTCAAGCGACTCTCGTGGGCCGCCCAGGCGGCCGTCGTCCAGCGCATTGGCCCCTGTCCGACAAGTAAGAGGCAATAAGTGTCAACGGCGCACGCCCAAATCGTTCAGCAATGCAACGCCCGCGGCGCTGTCAAGAACGCAGGTGATTCCATGCACGAAAACCGATTCGTGGGCGTGCCGGCATCGCCTGAAGTTCGCGAGAGCGAGCAGCTCGCCAGCTTGCTCGTAGACCACCGTGGTGGAGACCGCCACGCGTTTCGTCGCCTCGACAACGAGTGCCGCCCGTGCCTCACCAAGTGGCTTCAAAGGCGGCTGTGCGGTTCGTCCCTTCGGGCGGAGTGCGACGACGCCATCCAGGAAGCGATGGCCCGTCTTGCCAGCGGGACGGAGCTTTTCGCAACCGACTGCAAGCTCTTCAAATGGCTGAAGGACACCGCCATGAGCCGGGCAATCAACGCCAACCGCAAAAGGCGCCCGATCGTGGTTTCGTCACTGGCAAGCGCAACTTGGGGAGACACGAATGAACCGTGGTCTTGACGGTCATGATCCCGACCTGGCGGCCTTGCGGCGCTGCTTCGTTGCGCTTCCCAAGGATGATCAGACCGTCCTCGCCATGCACTACTTCCTCGGGCTGAGGACCGCGGAAGTGGCGAGTCTTATGGATACCACCCGGGGGGCCGTTCTGGCGCGTTTGTGCCGCGCTCGGAAGCGCCTGCGGAAGTTGATGGAAGAATCATGAACATGCGTCGCAAGCTAGATCTCCCCTCGAAATTCGCACCGTCGGGCGACATGGTGAGGAACGGGCGATCGGCCGTCAGGACAGCCATCGTGACGGCCTCGTGCATGGCCTTAGTGCTCTGGTACGCGTCGCAGACGCGGTTCATCGTCCTGAACCTTTCACCGAGCGTGCCCCTGGGGCTGTACGTCGAGATTGACGACGAGCCATCGGCAGGGCGACTGGTGGAGTTTCAAATCCCTCCCCACATGATGGACGACGGCCGCCACGCACGTCATCGAATCATCCTCAAGCCGATTGCCGCCGAGCCAGGTGACCACATCGACACGACCGGCGATTGGCTCCTCATCAACGACCGGCGACTCGCACAGATCTTCACCGTTGACTCGGAGGGGCGACCGTTGCCGGTTTGGCGTGCCCGTCGCGTGTTGCAGCCCGGCGAGTTTTTCGTGTTCTCCGCGCGGGTGCCGAATTCATTCGACAGCCGCTACTACGGCCCGATTCGACGTGCGGACATCATCGCCGTGCGTAAGCCGTTGTGGACCTGGAACGCCGACGTCGAGGGGATTGCAGACGTCGTGGAGTCAACGCACGCCGGCGGAAATCCTTGATTAAGTGTTTTCGATGCAAATCAGTTTTATGAGGAAGAGGATGCAGGAAATTCGGAAGGCAAGATAAAAGCCGGGACTCCGCCCGGCCATAACTCCTTGTTGTTGCAGTGATTAAAGAGACTCCCGCGGAGTCGCCAGACTCTCTGCGCACATAACTCGCGCTGGATACAGAAGTTGGAGAGACTCATGCCGCGAAAACCGAACAATGACGAGGTACCCGAACGAATTGCCCGGCCGGGGCTTGGCGGCGGTCAGCGCCGCGACCGGTTTCATGGCCCGCATGGAAAAGGCGCCGGTTCTGCCGCCGGTGGGAGATCATCGGCATCTCGTGGTTCAACATCGTTCGAGCATTACGCACGTCCACAGCGCGTCGTGGTCAAGACGCACATCGTGCGTCACCAGTCCGCGCAAAAAGGGCGCGCATCCATCACCCGTCACGTGCGCTATCTCAGCCGCGAAGCGGTCACCCGCGACGTAGGCAGCGGCCGTTTCTACGACGCCAAGC
Above is a genomic segment from Phycisphaerae bacterium containing:
- a CDS encoding sigma-70 family RNA polymerase sigma factor — its product is MNRGLDGHDPDLAALRRCFVALPKDDQTVLAMHYFLGLRTAEVASLMDTTRGAVLARLCRARKRLRKLMEES
- a CDS encoding DUF2958 domain-containing protein, whose amino-acid sequence is MKLLIDEIRHRLPTIYATQNDPDPIIQARLFTPWTNWTWYVTEFDGDDLLFGIVEGFETEWGYSSLAELEGIRGPCGLRIERDQDFDPTPLSAVPSIRRLVTA
- a CDS encoding sigma-70 family RNA polymerase sigma factor, with translation MHENRFVGVPASPEVRESEQLASLLVDHRGGDRHAFRRLDNECRPCLTKWLQRRLCGSSLRAECDDAIQEAMARLASGTELFATDCKLFKWLKDTAMSRAINANRKRRPIVVSSLASATWGDTNEPWS
- a CDS encoding S26 family signal peptidase, yielding MRRKLDLPSKFAPSGDMVRNGRSAVRTAIVTASCMALVLWYASQTRFIVLNLSPSVPLGLYVEIDDEPSAGRLVEFQIPPHMMDDGRHARHRIILKPIAAEPGDHIDTTGDWLLINDRRLAQIFTVDSEGRPLPVWRARRVLQPGEFFVFSARVPNSFDSRYYGPIRRADIIAVRKPLWTWNADVEGIADVVESTHAGGNP
- a CDS encoding serine/threonine protein kinase, whose translation is MSTSHELHHRAIPVVNRVLELSRERQSVVVAEACGDDDELAGYVRSLLRERDNLSPTDDNVNVLELVTLSDGDDVLPERLGNYGIHGRLGAGGMGVVYLAEQANPRRLVALKVLRSRGMRRNILQREVETLARLRHPGIAQIYEAGIASTPEGPRPFFAMEFVSSTGDTQAAESAAAGRNLLDYASQSPTWMIRDRLEIVAQVCDAVDYAHKRGIIHRDLKPANILVDHLGQPKVIDFGIAMLAGREGGDALDAAAFAGTLPYMSPEQLSGDAGRIDLRSDVYAIGVVAYQILAGSLPFAGLTGETSTDVRILKQREATPLSEHAAKVGRDVEAIVAKAMAEVLEQRYQTAGDLGADLRRAITKKPVIARPNTLVYRTQCLIRRRPIITSASLIAVITIAAAIFSAYRQNAGARNALSLLLRGIEEVDPISSDGTPATLDKMVASISSELDELTALHPDFAGRIHVVLGSWLIRNGSGGADAISHYRKGAEYFEQQYGEMHKRTLGAKNNLGMALSKYGQPDEAVPIYTALIPLRERSGDTNGALVTRGNLAVALLRLGDLEGAMEQLDAVFQGFLALGNRYEALKARGWQTRVLMEAGYLAEAEAIQREVLQRAEAEKPVLSDISLAVLDQLTSNLIGQKKWAAAKVELARMMRVLDMHTAPDYKLRRVCLQRTVQVQSELGDTAGRNAARKDLDIWEAKYGSAQ